gCCAAATGCTTATTCTGCATCAATTAATATTATcacatgaattttcttttttaacctcttAATATTCTGGATTACATTTAttgatatttgaatatttaagcAGCTTTGCATCCTTGGAAAAAGCttacttggtcatggtgaataattcttcCTGCATATTGGTGCATTCTACTTGCAAATATTGTGTTAAGGGTTTTTGTTTCTATATTCATGAGAAATACTGGTCTCCCTAGTTCTTCTATCAATTGATGGGAGGCAGATTGTAATGGAAAATTCCATGTATCAAGTTGGCTAGATTATGGTATCCacttgtttggtcaaggaagcactggtctGATAGTTACTGTGGATTTAACTCCGCCTGTTGATTGAATCTATGCCTGATTACATTACAACACAAATTGAATTCCCAAGATTATGTATGTGCTGTCAAAGTGACAGCATTCattgggaaggaatgggatcctaAATCTTGGAATGGAGACATACGGGCTGAGAATGATGATGGTGGGGACATTTAACCcttagattctgctgagtcagcTTTGCCAGATAAAACTGGGACAGTCTCCCTGAGGAAGAGAAAGCTTGGGCCTGGACGGTTCTGCATGATATCTCCATTGACCTGACTTCagagttcactgatcctttcctgGCTGTGTTGAGGATACTTATGATTCGATCAAAAGCATTCTTCAGTTTTATTAtggtatttttaataaatatccaGCATTTCCATTTTGTTATTTCTTATAGTTTCCATATTTCCATTGAAATTAGCAATTTAACCATGCATCTTAGCCACCTTTTCCATTACAGACTTTAGAATACTAATTGGAAGTATTTTATTTCCCTGTATAATATGTCCAGTCATTTTTTTACTCTGGTTCTGTTTACTGATTTGTCTCTTAAATGtgtgttattttttccttcttttttgtatgtcacacattttttccttaaaaatcagTTATAGACAGGAGGGAAAGGCAGATTTTGCTTTTTCCTGAGACTTTAGCATGGGTATTAAGTCACTCTAATCAGGAGTTgagctgggttttgtttttgtatttgttctAATGTTATCTTTTGTTTAAACCGGGGCTGATTTgccagagtgttttttttttccccaatatcttcTCTGCTCTCAGCTTTAGGTCTTCATCTGTGCCTATTTTAGGGAATGTCTCATTCTATGCTTTTGATTCTATCTTGGAGTAAACCACGATTAGTTGTTATTCAATGCTTGTTAGCTTCTAAGAGAAAGGCAGTGAGGGCATCAACTGTTGTTCTGGCTCACCCTCTGCTTTAGGCAGGTGCTAGTAGCTGTGTCTAAAACATGGGGACTTATCAGTGATTCTATCCCTCCCACAGTTGTTGGGGAACTGAAATGTTTATGTCCAAGATTGTATTCCTCCCATTCACCCAGTGGCAAAATACTTTTTCCTGTTCCCTCTACTAAGCTGCCATGGGTATGCATGACAGGACTTACTGTACTTTCCCCAGTGACTTAAGAAATTtttccttagggaagataagcaAAAGAACATGGGTGGAGATTTCAACCTTCCCACGGGTGTTTCTGTCCTCTCTTCCAAACATATATCATGTGAGAAAGTTTCTTAGGACTTTCACCCTCTCTTAAATCATCATATTATGTGAGTGCAGAGGTCAGTGGAGAAAAGCCTGCACATGGGTAAGCAGTTGTAGATATTGTTTTGGAAATCTTGAGAGGGGTTGGTCTTAGAGACGTAAATGTGAGAATCATGAGCATGAGAGATGTTAATTATGACATTATTAGATTCAGTCTGACAGGAATAGAGGATTGAAAAGTTTggaaatttctaaattttaaaataccatgtATCTAGATATTGTTGGGTAAAATCCATTTCACCAATAAGGATGTTATGTGTACTAACTTTAAAATCTCAAAATTCCAGCTCTATTCCTTAGAGTTGTGACAAGATCCTTAAACTCAAATTCCTATTCTGGAAAATTGGCAATGATATTACTTACTGCCCTGTGCTGTTGGAAGCATTGATTGATGTTCCATAGATAACATTTTAGATTAGGGTCTAATATGGACATTAAAAAGGTAGCTTTGCCAATCCTATTTCAATTTGATAACCCATCAGTTTATCAATCTATCTTACTGAAGCAAAcatctaaatattttttcagattGCAGTTTCTGCTGTTCTTATCCCTTCCAAACTATCCTCCACTTAGCTACCagattaatatttcaaaaatgttttccattatCTAAACTCATTGTTGCTTACCATATCCTCACCGATGAAGTCTAGCCATATTAGTTTGTATCTGATCAATTCTAGTTTGCCTTACATCTTTTTCCCAATTGAAGAATCTACAATGCAACAGGCACGCAGTGAAAGCTCTTTTAAACAAACTTGCCATTTGCATTTCAAACATTTCTCCTTAAACTGCCAAATGAACTTGGTTCATTTGCTACTTGTTACTCCTTCCATCTATTGATATCCTACACTATTTTCAAAAGTATGTTCAAACATCATCTCATCCTTAAAAACATCACAAATACAGACTGAATTATACTGCTCATTTTGTTCCCCTATTGTTTTATTATGTACCGCTAAGTAAGATGTTAACTTACATATTCATActactaaagaaaataaaatgattatctTCTTTATGAGATTAAGACCTTGTTCAGAAGACAAACcatatcttattcatctttatatacAACAGGCCATCCTCAGGGTGGAATGGGATCAGGTAGTTGCCAAAAGCTCCTACTGACATCAAAGAGAATCTTAAGAGTGTAATCAGAATTCTCCTCTGTCTCTGTAAACCAGAAGTGAAATCCTGAAAGGTCTCCCCAGGCATGACTACCTTAAACCACACTGGGGTCAGCCACACAGTCTTCCGCTTGCTGGGCATCCCTGGACTAGAGGAGCAGCACATGTGGATTTCCATCCCCTTCTTCACTTCATATGTCATTGCCCTGCTTGGGAACAGCCTGCTCATCTTCATCATCCTCACAAAGCGCAGCCTCCATGTACCCATGTACCTCTTCCTCTGCATGCTGGCCGGAGCAGATGTCGTTCTTTCTACATCCACAGTACCTCAGGCCTTGGCCATCTTCTGGTTCAATGCTGGGGAGATCTCTCTGGATTGCTGCATCACTCAGGTCTTCATTCTCACTTCCACTTTCATCTTTGAGTCAGGGATCTTGGTGGTGATGGCATTTGACCGCTACGTTGCCATATGCTACCCACTGAGATACACCACTATTCTTTCACACACTCTAATTGGGAAAATTGGAGTTGTGATCTTTCTGAGAAGTTATGGTACAGTTTTTCCTGTAATATATCTTCTGAAAAGATTGACATTCTGCAAAAGTAACATTTTACCAAACACTGCTTGTAAGCACATTGCCTTGGCCAAAATTTCCTGTGATAACATTCGAGTAAACATCTGGTATGGATTGTTTGTCCTAATGTCAACTTTGGTCTTAGATGTTTTactaatttttgtttcatatatgtTGATTCTCCATGCTGTCTTCCATATGCCTTCCCAAGATGCTCGCCACAAGTCTCTCAATACTTGTGTCTCACATGTCTGTGTCATTATCCTCTTTTTTGGGCCTGGAATCTTCTCAGTCCTCACTCAAAGGTTTGGACACCACATCTCACTCCATATACATGTCCTGCTTGCCAATGTCTATAATTTGGCTCCACCTATGCTGAATCCCATTATTTATGGGATCAGGACCAAACAGATCTGGGACCTGGTGTTTCATTTGTTGTTTCCAAAGCAGAAATGATTGTGATCTGGAAACTAACATTGCATTTTCTCAGCAATTCTCTCCTTACTATATGTGAGCCTAATTATCAGTAATAGAAGAGTGTAAATGAGATACTAGCTAAATGACTCCACGTGTCAGTGTCTCTAGAAAAACTGTGGAAgctgcacaactttgtgaatatactaaaagccactgatttgtaCACTCTtcttaaaagggtaaattttatgatatttgaattatatctcaatttttataaaatcatgtACATAGAGTATTTGTGATGTCTTGGGTTTATGGACTCCAGAAAAAGAGTTGTTTGTCTTactccattcctatgggtgtgaagctattgaaaataggatcttttgatgaggttacttcagttaagatgtggtccaACTTAGGATAAGTCTTCAACCTATTACTGGGGTTCTTATAGAGAAGGTCAAAGGGAAAAAGCCACAGGGgtcagccagaagctggaagtcaacagaacccagaagggaaaggagaagataccATCGTGGGCATTGCCATTTGGCAGAAAAGCccaagaaccccaaggattgcaggcagCCAACCTTGGAATTCCAGTCTTCAGAAGAGAGCATCACATTACTAATGCCTCAGTTTTAGACTTAtcctagcctcaaaccatgagccaataaattcctattgcatAAGCCATTTCATTGCATGATCTTTGTTTTAGTAGCCAGAAATAGTGGTCTTCCTGGATAATACTTTATGTTTCAAAAGTActtttttattccattcattAGGACATTTCTCTAGCCATTCTCCCCTATTTCCTCTGTGTCTTCAAACTTTtgctttttagaaaaattattttaaaatttcctctatcttataattcatatatatatacatcttgAATATagttttaacatatatttatataggtaggtatatacacattttaatttttttcttaatacaaattaaaagaaaggtTTATTAATGTGCAAGTTTTTGACACTTTTATTTATATTGACAATCATTTGtaagaaaatactcaaaaaatcCAAATACAGTGCACCCACATAACAGTATACcaagaaattattaaataaaaattaaactgatgAATAAGTAATGTTTTCTAAAGAATATACTTGCCTAAATTAATTATGGCACATTTATAACCTGTGATataaacaagaagagaaaaataacagcatGGGTCTATGTGTTTGTTGATGGGACTTAAACTGTCCATACATTTGTGAGAGAAGTATATTCAAGATCACTTAATTAAACATGAGACttttttagaaatgtatttatCTATACATCTATGCATTAATCTATGCTAAAATTATATTGGTGGTGAATATGTATGAAATATACAGGcaattttttaagaattttaacatGAGTTGgctaatatttatacagtgaaAATGacttattcaaagaaaaaatatgaaaattttaaagaggAAAGTAAAACATCATTGATTAATATTTCATTTAGTATAGCAATGCTAAGGatgaatatttctaatttttgcttgtctgaaaatatatttgacttcattgttaaaatgataatttcaTGGATATAGAATGTTAAGTTGGAAGGATTTCCTCTGGCAGTTTTAAAATGTCCTTCTattgccttcttgcttctatCTTTTCTATGCACCTGAAAATTTTATTGTTCTTCCTTTGAATGtaatatgaattttatttctggctgttttaagattttatgttttgtctttttgctttttcagCACATTTATTATCATGTATCCATGTGTGGTTTTCTTTCCATGTATTCTCTTGGGATATTCTGAGCTTCTTAAATATGggaatttatgtctttcatcagttttggaatattttcagtcATTATCTGTTTGAATACTGTTTTTGCCCGAGTTCCTCCTCTCCTGTTGGGACCCAATTATTCTTATATATCATGAGTGTATTTATCAGGTCTTATGTTCTctttttgccattcttttttttctctctcaattcaGTTTTGTTATACTTATCAGTCTATCTTCCAGTTCAATGATCTGTATTCTGCTTTGTAAATCTGATGTTTAACTCATCCATTGAATgcttattttgagataattatgtTTTTTAGTCCTATATTCAAAGGGATATCCTGCAAATTTTTTCCTAAATCTGAATTCCTTTCTTAAATTCTCCATACTCTAAGTCTCTTGaatgtattttctctcttttaacattttctttaaaattctataaatattttctgataattccAATAACATGGTtatcttctcttctatttttctgtttatcaaTTATCACAAGTTCTTCCTCTTTTCATTTATAGTAATTTTTATTCTATGCtttatattgcaataaaacaaCTGAAAGAGGTTGTAGATGTGTTCTCCCTTTCCTATGTTAGATGGGTAAGATAAACAGCTGAACACTTCAATGCATGAGGAGATGAGATGCCTCAAGGCCAGGTGATAGTTTTCCTAATACTCAGTCTGTCTCTTCAATTCTCCTTTTCCAAGGATGGGCCCCTCCAGAAATTTTGACTGAGAACCTGGAAGGCCTTTTTCTCCCTAGTCTAAAATAGCGTTGTGGAAGATTCAGTTCCATACTTCAGAGGTCTTTTAATTTAGCTCTTTAGATTCTACACTAGGCAGtttcaaatttagaaaaattatgtAAAGGGGAAGTTGGCCCTAAATTTTAGGCATTCCCCAACCTGGTAGGTATTTCTTCCCTAAGATTCACAGGAATGCAAAAGATTTTATACTAACTTTTAGTTGCCACTGTCTAGTGCAGTTCCAGAAATCAATAAATGTCTcttagttaaaacaaaacaaaacaaaaaacagaaatacattTGAGGACCGTCAAATTTTGACTATTTTGCTCCAGTCCAGTATGGCCAATAAAAGGATTGCTGGTTCCTCTTTGCCCCATCAGAGACCCTCTGCCTCAGCCAAGACTGACCCTTAGCCATGCCCAGAGTCAACAAATACTTCCAGGGGAAAACAAGTCTCATGAATGCCAAATTACTATTGAATAGttcttgaattttaaataatttaatttttgtgctTTCACAGCTCTCCTGTGGCTTCATATATGGCATTTTTCTTTCATGAGTCTGGTTAATGCCTGccttgaaaatataaaaacatatataaaaacaaactAGTATCTGTTAGCCTGAAGAGAACAAATATCTACACTATAGGggcaagaagaaatatttttaccTTTGCAATCAGGAGCCAAAAAGGgtcaaagatatttttaaatgtgtttgagatgcatttaactttgtattttaagaaTCCTACCTTATATTAGCATTTACTTGATGCAAaatatggtagtttgaagctgttaatgtaccccagaaaaggccatgttattttaatccattcctgtgggtgtaggccTATTGTAGGCAGATCTTTTGAttgaggttatttcaattgagatgtgacctcccttaatcctcttgctggagtcctttataagaggataaaatatatacagaagctaagataaatgaaattcagtgaagaaccagaaaaagacagaagctgagggaggaagCCACAGATGGAAAAGCCAGAAGTTGAAGACAATGAAACCCAGCGGACATAGCCAGGTGCTTAGCTATGTAACAGAGGTGCtcagattgccagcagcctttcttcagagagggcactgtcctgttgatgccttcattgggacattttcatggccttagaactgtaaatttatcagcaaataaatccccattgtaagagccaattgatttctggtatattgcgttcTGGCAGCTTGTGCAACTCAAAACACAAAATGAGATACCCTCCTCTGAGTCTTAACTGAACTGAGAATACACAAAAGAAAGGAATCAATTTACCTTAGCATTTTAAAGCACAGATTATATTTCAGGCCTTAATAAATTTTGGCCCAACATtatatctttttctcttctgataCATTATTTCCTGTACtccaacaagaaaaaaatcattaattaatGTCTTCATTATTTGTATAGTGTGGTTCCTACAACTACATGTTTTTCTCCAAAAAATTATTAATACCCAACATTTTTAAGAATGTCAGAATCTTCCTGATCCTTTTTCACTGCTGTCGGGATGAATCTAGTTATTTCTGTGATTATTTGTTAACAACCAACAACTTAAACAAATAACTTCAGTGTTTCTCCCCAAGAGAGTGTATTGGTACACTGCCTTATACTTTATATCACAGAACCTTTATTACATGGAAAATCCTGATGCAATTTGTATATTTAAGATGCCAGTGATAATTTTTTGATATTcatcttgttcatcttctcaaCAGCATATGAAAATGTCTGACCTCCTCTCTCCTTGAACTTTCTATTATGCTTCCATGGCAACAATTTTTCATACATCTCATCAACAATTTTCCAAGCATTAACCAgaacaaaaaatatgtaaataaagctCTTCTATTCTTAGCCTTTGCATATTAGGCCCTACTTGATTGACTTTCTGTCtatcttccaacttcatttcttaCCACTCCCACAGCAACTCTGCTACAACCATAAATTCCTGGTCATCTAACTCCTCATACTGATTCCAGCAACAGAtctccaaattttctttttctagtacCCACGGGCTCTCTCTGCccagaaaaagcatttcacaaaatccaacactcattcatgataaaaactcttacaAAATAGGAATAAAGTTGAAATTCCTCagcttgataaagaacatctacaaaaaataTCTACAGCTAACATCCAATTTAATGGTGATTTGTTCCCAATATCCTAGGATTGGGAACAAAACAAGTATGTCCCCTCTCAACACTCCTTcctactcaacattgtactagaaatcAAAGCTAATGCAATAagacaataaaaggaaacaaaacgtatacagattggaaaggaaaaagtaaaacttcttTTGTTCACACACAATATCATTTTCAATATAGAAAATCACTAAGAGATAGTTGCCTGTGTAGGAAAATCCCAGAAGTCCTCATACTAATAAACGGCTACAGCaagattgcaggatacaagattaatatgcaAAAGTCAATTTCTTTCCTATATACTGTCACTGAACAATtggaatatgaaatgaaaaacataagaCCATGTACATTAGCaccaacaaaaatagaaatactggAGTATAAATCAAATGAAATATGTACAAGTTCTGTAtgaggaaaaattaagaaaatttgatACAAGaatcaaagaatatctaaatGAATGGGGATATATTCTATATTCATAGAtaggaagaataaatattattaGGATATTAATTCTCCCCATCTTGATCTATAGATtcacacaattccaatcaaaatcccagtgaATTGTTTTATGGATatcaacaaactgattctaaagtttatgtttaaaggaaaaagacccaaaataacaaaatactgagaaagaagaacaaagttggagaactggTGCAACCTAACACTAAGACTCATTATAAAGCTGTGgtgatcaagacagtgtggtaatggagaaagaatatactcatagatcaatggaatagaacagaTGCCCAGAAATAAATCACAGGAAGAGTGTAAACTGATCTCTGATAAATGAGCACAGGCAACTCAATGGACAAAGGATAGTCTTTGTAGCAAATGAcgctggaacaattggacatccacatgcaaaaaaaaaaatcagtctaaaCATATACCTTACCCCTTTcacaataattaactcaaaatggagtaTAGacctaaaattaaaatgcaaaactatacaaTTTATAGAAACTAATGTAGAAGAAAATCTTGAGAACCTTGGGCTTGGTGAAGACTTCTGACCAttatccatgaaagaaaaacttAGTAAGTTGAACTTTATTAGTGTCTTCAACTAAAGTGTCTGTGAAAGACACTCTtaagataataaaaagacaagccacagactggaggaaaatatttgcaacatacatATCTAATAAAGGAGTTTTATCcaagatataaaaagaattatttaacctcaacaaaaaggaaacaaaaaactgaattaaaaatgggcaagctCTCAACAGTCACCACATcaaagaagacacacacacacacacacacacacacacacacacacacacacacaaaagaaaagatgctcaacatcattgtcATTAGGAAATTGCAAATTATAGCAATGTGATACCGCTACTTACCTATTACAATGGCTAAAAATCAAAACACTAACAACAcaaaatgttggtgaggatgtagatcCCAAGAACTTTCATCCATTGCTGGtaagaatgaaaaatggtgcagttatttagaatggcagaatggcagtttcttacaaagcaaAGCATAGGGTGGTCATATAATCCAGAAGTTGCACTCCTAGATTATTGACCCAAATGAGATGAAATCCTATGTTCACACAAACACtgcacatgtatatgtatattagcTTTATTCATAGttaccaaaaattggaagcaaacaAGATGTCCTTgagtaggtgaatggataaataaactataGAACATGCATACACTGTCTCATGcaattattcagcaataaaaatgaacatgctataaagtgacagaaaaacatggaagaaacctaaatgcatattgctaagtaaaAATGCCACTCTGAAAAAACTACCACATGATTCAGAGTATACGaattctggaaaataaaaaattataaatacagtAAAAAGCTCAGTGGTTGGCAAGCTTCAGAGGAAAGGCAGGAGAGATAAATAGGTGGAGCACAGAGTATTTTTAGAACAGTGAAACCATTTTGTATGATACCATTATGGTGGATCCATAAaattatacatttgtcaaaaatgtgaaacTGGACAAAGAGTGAgctctaatgtaaactgtggacttgaGATAATATTAAATGTATCAAGATTggttcattgattgtaacaaatgtaccacactaatgcaagaggttaataataggggaaaatgtGGGGACAAAGAGGATTATGGAAACTCTTTGTACTTTTTGTTCAATCTTTCTGGAAACCTAAATCTGCTTTAAAacataaagtctattaaaaagaGGGGAAGGACACCCAAAGGAAAAGACTGGTGATTTGACTGCATAAAACTTAGGTCTTCCTGCATAACTTAACTAAAGGACAGATAAAATGAGGCAATGTTTTCAATGAATGTTATTACTTCAGAAAACTGGAGATGGGGGAGTGAAATACACTATTTATTAAATATGGAATGTTTGGTTACATTAGGATAAACActtaaattttcataaatttcagGGAGTACAAATTAGTTTCAATATAGTCCAAATATAATAAACTAATTAGAAATGTACATAAAAATAAGTCCATAAGATATTGTACAGAGTTTGAtttcaagtataaaataaaatattcaagtacatagataaaatggaattatacCATAAACATGAATCATAAAACCAACATCTCTGTGAATTTCAGCATTTTCTAAATAGTCTACAATAAGAATTTCATAtgcatgctttttaaaaagaaaagttgtttttatttagtAGCTAATATTAGATGATATATGCTTTAGTTTCCCAAATGAGTTGACAATTATCACACAATGTGTTGgcctaaacaatggaaatttataggCTCAAGGTTTTTGgagtctagaaggcttgcttcttcctaggGTCTGTGGCATTCTCAGCTGGCCAGCAGCCCTTGGGTTccctggctttcctgtcacatggggatgacctctcctttctcttttaggTTCCACTGACTTTGTTTTAACTCCTCCCTGGGGCTTTCTTTAATAAACcttcagaaataggattaagtccTAACCTCCTTCTGTTGGACCACAGCCTAACtaaaattacatcttcaaaagtcTATTCATCATGGCTTCACACTCATAGGCatggactaagtttaagaacaagtgtttttatcttcttttttcttggctacataattcaacctaccatgcAATAGGTATAGGGGAAGCAGTATATATATGTTAGCTctgctgttctctctctctcttgcacacagatgcacacattcacatatacacacacacaataaatatatatatatatgcatatatatatgcatatatatatatatatatatatacagcaaTCTGCATTAAAAAGTTACAATGAA
This genomic stretch from Choloepus didactylus isolate mChoDid1 chromosome 6, mChoDid1.pri, whole genome shotgun sequence harbors:
- the LOC119538523 gene encoding olfactory receptor 52B4-like, with amino-acid sequence MTTLNHTGVSHTVFRLLGIPGLEEQHMWISIPFFTSYVIALLGNSLLIFIILTKRSLHVPMYLFLCMLAGADVVLSTSTVPQALAIFWFNAGEISLDCCITQVFILTSTFIFESGILVVMAFDRYVAICYPLRYTTILSHTLIGKIGVVIFLRSYGTVFPVIYLLKRLTFCKSNILPNTACKHIALAKISCDNIRVNIWYGLFVLMSTLVLDVLLIFVSYMLILHAVFHMPSQDARHKSLNTCVSHVCVIILFFGPGIFSVLTQRFGHHISLHIHVLLANVYNLAPPMLNPIIYGIRTKQIWDLVFHLLFPKQK